The following is a genomic window from Trachemys scripta elegans isolate TJP31775 chromosome 7, CAS_Tse_1.0, whole genome shotgun sequence.
TCAGGTGAGCAATGTTGTTGCTACAGCTGGTAAAGCTTTTACCTTTAACTTCTGTTTTTAGGCTTGTTGGGTATATGAAGTTGTGTGAGTCTTTGGCAATTATTTGAGTAAATATTGGGGAGAGCCATCACATTTCATTGATTCTGTAGCCACAATCTACGCAGCAGTATGGCAAGAGAATTTAGGGAACACTTAGGTGACCATTGGATAGGGACTTGCAGGTTGGCTGTGTTTGGTGAACATAGCCCACAGATGGACTGCCAGTGACGGGTGCCACAAACCCATCGAAACAGGTGATCTCTAAGCCATCACTGTCTATAAGCTCTGCCCTGGTGCAATTCCACTTTCAATGGCGTTATACCCAGGGTGAACTTGGCAAGTGTTTAACAGTTGTACTTTACAGCTAATCTTTGCAGGCCTGTCATAGCGGCTAATATCAGAGCACTTTGTTCTAAACAAATGCTACTCAATTGCGGCACTTGTTTGTGGAAACTGAAAGCTCTTTGCACCGTGACCGCTCTTGAGCACTTTCCACAAAGCCGCACACATCTTGACTCGTATCTCAGCTCTGAGACTAGCTTTCTCCGAGTGGGCACTAAGATGATGGTATTTATTTTCCAGAGCCCACTTTGGGAGTTTTAATTAGCCTGCTTTAAATCACGGAACAATAATGAGTCAAAATACAGTTCACCGGTTTAGATTAGCATTTCTATTTATTCCTAGGGGAAGTCCCCACCGCTCTACCAGTTGCTTGTTTGTACACTGGGGACGGGGGAGTGTTTGCATTTCCGTAGGGGGTAGTTTgcacagtgcaaaaaaaaaaaaggggggggactaCTGGCGAGTCTCCCCAATCGGAAATAGCGTCTATTATTTGAACCGACTCCAGGAAACTCACAATCAGTACAAAGTGTACGTACCCAAACCATACGTCCCGTGCTCTTTTGGAAACGGAAGGCTACagacagggtgaaatcctggcttaaTTGAAATCattgggtggggaagaggggtgtcATGAGCTTCAATTGGGCCAGTATTTCACTCAAAATCTAAAAGACGGATGAGTGATTGATGTATTTTACAGTAGAACTGTACTGTGAATCacctaaaataaatgttataaaccTATTGGAAGTGACTAACCAGTGCCTTGGTCTGTATAAACCTAAAGAAACAGTTTTCAACTTAGCATCGTTAAGATATTTGTCTCCTTTTATAAACGAGTTAAGCACCGAACCTATTGTTGAAAAAGTATTTATTTACAGAATACTCAAAGAAACCATCTCTCCTTTGAGTTCTGGTTAGTGGTTGTGTATTATTAGACTATACCATTCCTATTTCAGCTATTGTTCCGAGCGGACAATTGATGTGCCAACTCTAGCAAGATTATTTACATCCTCATCTGAAATCTGACTACAAATGTAACACTTTTAAGTCACAAAAACAGTGCATACAAAAATATAGTttctaaaaaatacaaatattaatgtgCAGAAATGTACAGCCATACTAAGATCAGGGACTGAACACGTTTCTGTCGTAATTAATAAGGCAACCCATTTACATGCAGACACTGAAACACTGTCTACATCACACAAGGCACCAAGGACACTTCAACACGTTTGCATGCATCCTAACAGCAGAGAATATACGTACATCCCACCTTCAATAAATTAACTTCTCTGACGCTCATTTTGATAGATCACATAAATGCTttgcctccccccttccccaaaggctGAGAACTCAACAGTGCACATCAAAAAATACACAAAATCGGAGTGAATATACGCTGAAAAATAGCCATTTAAAACTCTGGAAACCACCTGTCCCTTGTCCCGTCCCATCAGATTGCACTTCTGTGCTCCAAGTTAGTTGCACTGATATTGCTGAAAGGATTTACATTTACACGCAACCACTTGGATTCCTAGTCAAGGGCCCCAGAGCGTGTGCCCGTCCCCGCTTCCTCCTCACGGCACATCAGCCCCAAGGCAGTGAATGAAGCTATAAAGTGCACAGCGGTTCAGCCCGCCGCCAGCCGAGCATACACGGTCCCCCCCGTGCTGGCCAGGCCGCGCTCTGCAGAGTcagtccccagcccctctccGGCGGCCGGGGCGGGAGGTGTGAGGGCGGGCCGGGCCTGGCCGGGCAGCGCTCGGCGCTACGCCGTGGCGCCCGGGGAGCAGGCGATAGTGCGCGCGCAGGGGGGCTGCCTCAGGGCGTCCTGGTCCTGGAGGCGCAGGCAGCCAGGCTCCCCGAGCCGACGGCGCTGCTGCTGCACACGGCACCTGGCGGGGGCGCGGCCGGGGCGCTGGTCccgctggaggaggagggggcggcgGCGCCCTTCCTCTCCTTCTGGCGCAGGTGGATCTTGGTGTGGCGCTTTCTCTCGTCGCTGCGGGCGAACTTCCGGCCGCAGAAGTCGCAGGCGAAGGGCTTCTCGCCCGTGTGCGTGCGGATGTGGGTGGTGAGGTGGTCGCTGCGGCTGAAGTTGCGCATGCAGATGCGGCACTGGAAGGGCTTGTGGCCGGTGTGGATGCGGATGTGCCGCGTTAGCTCGTCCGAGCGGGAGAAGCGGCGGTCGCAGCCCTCTGCCGGGCACGGGTAGGGCCGCTCGTGCACCGGCGTCTTGCTGGGCCGGTTCGGGTACTTGCGGGGCCGCAGGATGGGCCGCAGGGGCAAGTTGTGCGGGCTGTAGGCGCTGGCGGGCAGCCGGCCGCCTTCCCCGCTTCCCCCTGCtgctccggcccccggcccgcccagggTGAAGTTGCGGATGGTGGAGAGCGGCGTGAGCGGCGGCGGGACCCTGAGGGAGTCCAGGGGGCACGGGAAGGGCTTGCGCTCGGGCGGGGCGTGCAGCTCCCGCTGGCACTGAGCGGGCGGGAAGAAACCCGGGTAATCCGGGATCATAGAGAAGATCCCGCCGTCCGCGGCCGCTTTGGGGGAAGGGTAGGACGGGGGCGGGTGGTAGGGAAGAGAGCCCCCGGCCGAGGCGGGCAGGAAAGCAGAGGAGGGGTCCTGCTGGTAGAGCTCCCCGCAGCCCGAGTAGGGAGGCGGAGGTGAGTACAGGTGCTCCAGGTCTCCGGGCTGGttctgagccatgctgcagctcaGAGCGCTGCTGGCCAGCgggttgggggaggcagaagAGGCTGTGGAGGAAGAAGTGGCCGATGAAGAAGGGGTGCTGACCCCCTGCAGGATCCCAGCGCTCACGATGTTAATGATCCCCTCCGGATAGCAGCCGGCTCCTGGGTACTGAGGGTCGATGGAGAATTTGCCCATGTAGGTAAAAGTCTGATTGCGGGAAGCAGAAACTGCTGGGGCAAAGCTGCTGGCATAAGGCAGATCCAGGGACCTCTTGTCACTCATGTCAATATTGATCATTCCATCTGGGAATTAAAGAGAGGCGATCGGTCAGTGCACGGCCACCCTCCACTCCCAAGGACACCTGGCTGCTTTCAGGACTATGGCTTCACCATGTTCTTCGCCCTTCTAAAAAGCATGTTATCAATACGGCCAAATACTGTCTTGTAGTTCACTTCCAGGTGTCCACCTGCCTATATGGGGCGGGGGTTCTTTCTCCCTCTGGACGCTTTAATTTACAAGGGACATATATTGCACTAATTTCGAGGCTCGCCAGTCCCAACTTTATCTTAGTTtaatgcacacacaaaatggatTACAGAATGCCTTAGAGTAGCCTGACCACATTGCTGCGGACAACTTGCTGTAGTCCTTTACACTGTTATTTCTCAGCATGCAGACGTTAATCGAGTTAGAAACAAGCACTCAGAGTTATGTATACATTAACACATGTTGCCACTGACCTAATCAGCAAATTCTTTTCTAGTTTTCTTTCTGTTTCGCTTAAATGTGATCAGCAGCGTACAATGGGACCGCAAATCAGACAAGTAAACACCCTGCACATGCACAGCTTAAAAAGTGATGCTTACCTCCTGTCACACTGCTCATCTGGTCAAACGGTCCTCCTAAGTCAGCATTGGGGAAGATTGTGACCGAAGTTGGCAATGTGGTAGCGATGTCATCCACAGGGTAAATGTTTTCGGATAGCTGATGCACAAAACCACTGAGAGTTACTGGAATTTTGTCTACGGTCTTGGCAGTCATCATTTGGTCAATAAACAACCTTGAAAACAACTTTCACTACTTGTAGTGTTAATACTGTAGGGTTATTTGTTTCTTCCAcgctaaaaaaaatcaagtaaattTATACTTAAAGTCTGTTACTGCCTCTGTGTTGCTCTGTAAAAGCCCAGTAGTTGCTGTAGTGTTATTGTAACAGTCAGTGTCCCTTGCAGAGCTGTTAATCACTTGCAGCTCTCAGTAGATGGAAAGTGTTGCAGTAAGTATTTATGGGGAGGCCCTGAATGCCCAGGACGTCACTGCCCATATAAGGACTGAGGAACAGGGAAGGGCGAGCCGGGCGGAATCATCACATGGGAGATTAACATGCGGTCTCTCTGTAGTCGGATCCGAGCCCGCTGCAGCTGCTCCTCTCACAGGCAGGCTGATGCTTGGCCGCGGATTTTCGGCAACGGACCGTAACTTTTTATAAATATAGTAATAGATCCAGTGCACGCAAATCGGGAAAGCCTGTGGGAGGTGCTTGTCTCGCTCGCAGAGCACGAAGCACCGAGCGAGGGATATTCCGGTTTCTTAGGCTCTTGCCTAAAAAGGCGAGGATCCGGTCCCTGAGGGCTCCGCCTCTCCATGCCTTTTTAGGAGTCGTTCCGGAAAATTAAACTTCGGAAAGAAAACGAGCGGAGCCGAGACAGTACAGTCAAACCCCTACTCACTTTTTTTATCAGCTTTTAACCGCAAGCGACGAATCAGAAAATAGCTACATTCACGGAATCTGACTTCTTTTTTCTGAATTGCTGGTGGAAAGAGACACTGATAAGAGTGAATGTGGTATTGCTTTTTTGGAAAGTGTGTAATCTATTTATACTGTAGCGAAAACGGAactttttcttgttgttgttgtggcTGCCACTGAAGGAGAGTAACAGAATAACAACAAGGCTGAGCTTAATGTAGTTTTGTCCCAGCAGAAAGAGCGGAGGCCTCTTAACCAAATCCTCCAACTATAGATTCCCTGGATTTCCAATTAAGCTGGCTCGTGTCCTAGATAGGGGTGTTCAGTTTCTTTAGGAGATTGACCCAGAGTTGGAGTAGTTATGGTCTTTCTCCGGAATGATCTCCTCCAAACGTCCACTGAAGTAACTGGTTTCTCTTAGATAAGGATGTAACTAGTTGAGAAGCCTTTGCACTGTTATAGATCTGTATACTTCTCTGGTCACTGCAGTTGCGAAATACATGCTACATAAGACACTTTTCTTGCATCTCTTGATGGAAAACCTGGTTTCTATCATATTTTTAGAAATTAGTTATTGTACTgaattattttgtaaataaagctGCCGATGGGGATAACTTTTTCCTTAATGATACATAATCAGTGATCATTTTACAGGGTTACTTCGACCAGTGCAGTTTATTTTCATTAGATATAGAGGATCAAATTCTGCACTGTCTTTCACAGCCTATTAATAGCCATACAGGATGCAAAGTAGCGCAGATTTGGGCCTATGATTTGGATAGGGACCTGATAATGTCCGCTTCCTTAATCTAAACATAAAACAAACTTGATACTGGCAAGTTTGAAAGTAGAACACTCATCTGCAGAGGATTATTGCAGCACTCTTACTCCTAGAGAAAAATATAGCTAGCGGGGACAAAACAAAGGGACTTTTATGGTCCTGAAATGTATGTtcccaattattttattttgccaaagAGAAGGTACTAAACTATCTCCCCAACTTATTCTGAAGAGAAAACATTTCTTTCCAATAACGGCATCTCAGAACACAGTTTAAAAGGACGAGCTGGCTTTTTATTGGGAAAACAGAAGAGAACAAGAtagatatttcagttttcagcgtGTGGTAACTAGCGTGTAAAACTTGCAACCGCACTGCTGACAGTCTCCACTGGAAAGATCTCCTATTCGTAAAACTTCTTGCTCAAGCGCCACGCTGTGGAAAAGGTGTCAACTGCAGGTTAGACGAACTATCACCCGCCTTGATAGCACTACGGAAAACTAAGCACATCATAAAACCACTTTCTCATAACGTGCATGCACATAGGGCTCCCCAGTTTTCCTGAGAGATTTCATATCAATTCTTTGCTTAGTTCGATTACTTCTTAGATATTATATAATTATTCACGGTAGGGCTTTATTTGGTCCCTAAGTAAATGTTTATATAAAGAGTTATTGAAGAATTGTGGAgttaattttcaaaggcacagtggGAATTTAGGcagccaactcccattgactttcagttggAGTTGAGCATCTGAAAATGTCCCCTTGGGGTCTTGTAATAGGCATGCAATCCCCTTAACGTTTTGAATAGTATTTGTTAAACGTCTATACCTCTGTACAAGGGAGAGATCTTACCAAGCGCGATCAGCTTCAGGTGATAAGGCATCGTGTCAAGAAAGCATAGCCATCCTGTGCCGGCAGTTGCGGGAGACCCACACACCCAGTAGACACCAAAGGCAAGAGTGAG
Proteins encoded in this region:
- the EGR2 gene encoding E3 SUMO-protein ligase EGR2 produces the protein MMTAKTVDKIPVTLSGFVHQLSENIYPVDDIATTLPTSVTIFPNADLGGPFDQMSSVTGDGMINIDMSDKRSLDLPYASSFAPAVSASRNQTFTYMGKFSIDPQYPGAGCYPEGIINIVSAGILQGVSTPSSSATSSSTASSASPNPLASSALSCSMAQNQPGDLEHLYSPPPPYSGCGELYQQDPSSAFLPASAGGSLPYHPPPSYPSPKAAADGGIFSMIPDYPGFFPPAQCQRELHAPPERKPFPCPLDSLRVPPPLTPLSTIRNFTLGGPGAGAAGGSGEGGRLPASAYSPHNLPLRPILRPRKYPNRPSKTPVHERPYPCPAEGCDRRFSRSDELTRHIRIHTGHKPFQCRICMRNFSRSDHLTTHIRTHTGEKPFACDFCGRKFARSDERKRHTKIHLRQKERKGAAAPSSSSGTSAPAAPPPGAVCSSSAVGSGSLAACASRTRTP